Part of the Zingiber officinale cultivar Zhangliang chromosome 6A, Zo_v1.1, whole genome shotgun sequence genome, GGATTAGCATAAAGTTTTAGAAAGGTCGTGTCCTTGGTGCCATCATCCATGAATCCTTGGCCATATCTCACAGACTTTCTTACATCATCTGATGCAAATTGTGTTTTTGCGGCAGCTCGAAGAAAATACTGGCAGCTTCCAGCGCACCCTTTACGATTTATCCATGAATTCCATGATTGACAACCTGCAGTTCGCAAAGGTGACAAAAACAAGCTTATTAATTTGATTGCGCTTACACTTTTCAGCAAGCTCGTCTGAACTTGTAAGAATTTGGAAGGCCAATAAGTTGATATAGAAATGCAAACCTCAAAGCAGCCGATTTTCTCACATGCTTCGACGATATCTTGGATTGCCAGATCTCTGCTGATCGAGATCGATCACAGGGATATAGAGATGTTCTCCACTTTGTGCGGCACATCAGTTCCAGGACCATTCATTGGGAATGGTGGTGAATAGAGTGGAGGACTAAGAGCTATTTATTAGCATGCCATTCTCCCCTTGCATTGAACCTGACAATGGCTGCTGTTGTTCCAGGCTACTGACCAGGGTTCCAGGGGAGGGAAAACCTGAACCTGCACGAAGAGTTTTCTGGGTCAACAAAGTCTTGGAAGTAACAGATCAATGATGCAACGGCAAATTAAACCCTAATATCCATTACGAGATTTACATCCAAAAAGTTGGTAGATTTCTGGTTGATGTTTGTGGTTTTCTGATCCTACTGGTTCTGCGATCTCAGTGGTTTTCTGCATTGAATTGGACCTGCATGAAGAATTTTCTTAGGGCATCTCCTATGGGAGTTTCTAAAAAATTTATGAAATGAAAaatttgaaggaaaaaaaaatctaattacgTAGGCAAAGTTTGAGGTTTATAATTTAAGAGGGTAGAAAAATCTTACTCAATCATCTCAAATTAATagtatataaaaaaatttgataatgcaGGATTTATAAAAATGTTAGagggagatttttttttattacggAAAGAAAGATAGAAAATTAGATGcccttataattaaaaaaaaataataaatctagtTAATTTCAATAACTAGTCTAGGATGATCGGTTCCATCGATTACTAAGGTAAATTAAAAAACATGATCAATAGATAATTAAAAATCCAGTATTATTTAATTGCACGTCTTATTTAgtagaaaaatttctacaaacatAACATAATTAGAAAATGAACTATGGAtatctaaataataatttaaatattttatcacaGTATCATAGTCCCGGAAACAAAGGCAATAGAAATAATAACGCAAGGTCAAGAAGTAAATAAACTGTAGCCtattgttttatatatataatgatgatgatgatgatgatgatgatgatgatgagaaaataacttttacttgaataaaaaatatttttcatgcaCTTAGAAATTGACACATTGGCAAATATTGAACTAAGGGTATCAAAGCTTCCATCGTGAGCAGGTAATGTCAAAAAAAACCCCTTCCGCTATGAAAGGAGTTTTTTCGATTTAATCGAAAAAATAGTTCCatggttatttttttttaaaaaaatttatattaaaatatttttttaatatttggtAAAGAAAAAAGAGACAACGGCTAATAAAATACTTTTAACATGTGAAACCTGTTAAACTTTTTAACATGGCACGAATATAATAACAAAGAACTCTCGCCTTCAACGATTGTGGAGGCTCTAACAGGGCAAACCAACAAAACCATAAAAGCTACAGACTTTGAAAGGTTTTAAAATGGGTGTTATGAACATCTATATGATCCTGGAACGGCTGTTAAGCAGCCGAAACCAGCGATCTAGCCGGAGTTGCTTCATCGGAGGACCTATATCAGCTTTTGCCTTCCGGGGACATTGCCATTCATCAGGGATTTCTTCTTcattagatctatccaccaaaGCACTTCTGCTTCCACCATGAGTTTGGTCCTCCTGTGCCAATGTTTCATTGTTCCCTTTCCAAGTTGTAGCAGCCTCAGACGGGGAAATTGATTTCAGTTCGTCAACAGGACCTTCTCTTTTGCCTCTGCACTTTATCGAGATGAAGCCATTTGTTGCTTTTGGCACTTGAGCATTTATATCGAAACATGTTGGTTCCATCTGTGGGCTACCATTTTCACCCTTATCAGCATTGCAATACATGGTATCACTTTCTCGAACACAACTTTTGTTCTCCCCCACCAAAGCTTCATTCTTGCCCTGCAATGCGAGCAATGTCAGTTCATGTATCTCTTGATTACCTGTTGCAGTCTTAGAAGCTACAAATCCATAATTCACCTGCAAACTTGACTCTGATTCAAGCATAAGATCTTCTCCTCTACAGCTTTCAACCTTGTTGTTAGAATTGCAATGCATAGTCTCACTTTCTTGAATCCAGCATCCGTCTTCCTCCATCAAAGGTTCATTCTTGCCCTCCAATGTGGGTGATGACGGCTCATGCACCTCTTGATTAGTTGTTGCAGTCCTAAAAGCAGTGGAACCATAATTCGTTGGCAAGACTGATTCCGATTCATGTACAGGATCTTCTTTTCTACTATTTGGTTCTTTCAGATCTTGAGCATTGACATCACCCCGTAACTGAACCTCCTGCTGGTCAGCAATTTTTTCCTTATCGATGTTACTGACCGGCAACATATCAATCTTCTTCATGGAACTTCCATCGACACCCTCGCATCCTTTTGAATCTGATAATATCAAGTTTGAATGACTAGCGACGAAATCCTCACCAAGAAGCTTCCGCAAGCTCACTTTTTTCTTTGGTTGTGCATAGGGAGTTCTTGCAAATTGCTCTTTTTTAGTGCTTCCATTGTTCTTCCTCCTGCTTGAATAGTCTTCAGCTGTTTGCATTTGCGAGAGACCATCCTGCCCCTCTTCATTGTATGCAGTTAATTTCCTTGAAGAAATTTGATCATCGTTTCTAGATATATTCACCTTCTTTACAGGCACGAAACCGTCCTTATCAACATGATTCACTCGATATTTGCTGTAAAAATCATCACCTGCAACTTGGACAAGTGGATTCTTGGTGTCGTATGGTGGAAGATCCATGAAAGTGTTCTTCTATTGTTCCAGAAacaataaaataacaataaattcCTCGCCTTATCACAAGAAACAATCAATAGGAATACAAGAAGCGGTACCTCACATTCTGGCGGTTCTTGGGGTTCGCTCTCATCTTCTTGGTGCAGCATGAAACTACCAATCGGATCAGGAAGACCCAAAGACTCCGGTGACTCGTACACATAGCTCGAGAACCAATTGGTGATATCCGGAGGTTCTGAAGCACATCAAAAATCGCAAACCTGAGACTACTCTGTCCAACAAAAGTATCGAATCAAAAGGAAAGTAGGACTCACGGGAGGGCAAGGAGAATGGCAAAAAGCGATCTTTCAAGCCCTAGGCGGAAGAAGGATCGTGAGAAAATCGGAGAAAGATTTAATAGGAAAGAAGCAAAGGGAGTACACTTTCTACCTGGGAATGCTGCCGAGAGAGATCAGGCGATTGCGCCATGGCGACGAAGCGATGGCAATGAGGGATTGTAGTTCTTGAGGAGGCGCTTCTCCAGGGGTTTCTGTTTCTTTTGAATGCTTCGATCTATTTCCCGCCGCGAGCAGCGCGCGTTTTTTTTCATGGATTTTGAATTTAGCGCGTCAGATCGAAACGAAGCGCGCCGTTTGGGAAGAGAGGCCGGTCTAGTTGGGCTAAATTTAGACCGGTCGAGCAAGCATCCAGATGGGGCCATGTCAATTGACCTAGTTGGTCcaattaaaataaaacaattgGTTAGTGAGTTAATTGATTTCGATAAATAAATTTGTTTAGTTCGAGTCGATTAATTAGCCTAAGTGGTTTAGTCAAAATTTATCCGACCGGTTTGATTTCTGTCGTTACTCCGGCCGGTTCAGTTCCAATTCCTcacatttttatgtttttttaaacgGGAAAAATGTTCCATTCCACTCCCGCCTTCTCACCTGGCTTTGTCGCGCGCTCAATCGCCGCCGCGTTCTCCGCCTCGAAACCctagctctcctcctcttcgtcgtTGTCCACCTCTTCCTTTCCATGCCGCCTAGAAAGAGAGCTGCTGCCGCCGCCAGCAGAAAGCCGAACCAGGGCAACCAGCCATCGCAGCCTTCCAAGTACGGGATCCAGCACTTCTTCGAGCGACACTCCCAGTCCCAGGCTGCCGCTCCCTCGGTCGCAGCAGCGGGACCCTCAAAGCCTCACCCTGTTAGGAATCCTAACCATCCTTCTGCTAATGGCCAGCTGCCGCATTCGCCAGATAATGCCCCTGCCGATGGTGGCGAAGAGTCGTCGCAGATCTCTCCGTCGGTGGTAAAGTCGTCCGCTAAAAAGCGATTTAAGTTCTCCCCTGGAATGGTTAGATTCTTGATGCATCCATCGAAAAAGTCTAAAGTTTTCTCTTTCCTGATCTTCTAGTCTGTTTGGCTTGTTAGTTGATAAAGCAAAGTCAAGATGATGGGGTAGACGAAGTTACTTGGAAGATCTCTCCGGTCAATGAACGACTTCGCTCGATCTCCTCGAGACAGTTGTCTGGGAAAATGAAAGGCTTCTGCGACACATCGAGGCCACAATTATCCACCCTTCGTCCTTGCTCTTCGAATCAGGTACACTGTAGATAGTTTACTTCCATAGGATATGTGGAATGTTCCTTTTTTGGCTTTGGACTTGACATGTTCCATTTTTGGGTTAGGATCCTCGTTCTAATAGCAAATTCGAGAAGTGGATTTGTTCCGAATCAACTGTTACTAGTGATAGACCCTTGGAATTGTcagaaaatatatttaaagaaacaGAGGCATTCCCCAGCCAGCAGAGCAATGTCGATTCTTCTGCAGTGGACTTCAAGAGACCTTTTAGAACTCCCCCATCTATGCCGTATGAGTCCAAAGAGGTCATCATCCTCATCTTTAGACAGTTTTTTCTAGTCAAAGTCTCAGGAAATTTCTTATTTGGTGACATTTTCTTCTATGCTATCCATCAATGGCTATCAGTTCATTGGTAGTAGTGGAGAAATGGAGCAGTTGGGTTCCCAGAAGTACCAGAAGGTTTGAGTTTCTGTTGTTGCCCATTTCAGTTGTGCAGATTGATTGAAACAGATGGCAtggcttttatttatttatttatagacaTTACTGGAGCTTCTAGATCAAGTTGAAGATGCAATCACCGATGAACCAGTTCCAGGTAATCAGAAGGAATGTGAGCATCGTCATGCTACAAATGCAAAAAATCAGCCTGAACCCAGTGTTTCTGGCAGAAGCATTGGAGGCATGTCTAAAACAGATCCATCGTATACACATTATGATACTTTTCTGGTGCTCGAGGTACAattctttttttcctttcattggcattTCTTTTTTCAAGGTTTGTACACTTTAATTGCCACTCTCTTGGCCTTGAATTGTAGGTATCAGAAAAACATAAGAGCAGTGATCCCTTGTGCTGCCAAAGTCCTGTAAAGGTACATCTTAATTTGGAAAAACACATGTTGTCCTTTTTTAATTTTCATACAAATTTTGGCCCAAACACGAAATGGAAGGTGTTgtttcttatttctagattattCGGTTGCTGAATGAACAAAGTGGCCAGGAGAGGATTTTGCATCTATGTGATGAGTGGTTAGTTTAGTCTTCTTAAGCACACACGTATCTGGTTGGCATCAATATTTCACAAGCAAAGTCTCtctttttaggtttttttttctaaaacttttGAAGAATTGGAAGCAATATAAGAAAATGTTGCTTTGACCCCTTTTTTTATTCAACTAATGTTTTGTTCGATGGAATTTTTGAATAGCTATCTCAACATACATTATATTGCAAATAACTTAAGACAATTTTTTTCTGTTGCTTTTCCTGTAATATATTGTTTCTATGCTTAAATGACATTAAGTTGAGCTTAGCTCTTCTACATTGTCTTCTAAGAAAAGTATATTGATATGACCAAACTTGTCAGATTGTCTTGTTTCATTACAATTGGGCACTGATACAAAATAATCATTAAAATATAGAAAtcttgttttttttatatatgcacCTCTCAATTTCCTTTATTTACAGTAGCTAGTGGTAAGATAATTTCCTATTCTGTTTCAACTGTTCATCCTGTTTGTATTCATTTTTATGAGGCAAATTTGTTGTTCTTGAGAAAGCTAAGATTTTCTAAATGGTTGATTTTACTTTAAAAGCCTCGACTTAAACTGTACTTGCACTCACGGAATAGGATTTCTATtactataatttattttttttcctttcatgcTCAATGAATATTCTATCTGTCTAAACTTGCTGTCAATGGAATTCCTTATCTTCTAGGTTCTATAGTGTCATTGGACCTGGTGATACTTTAAATGTGGTTGGAGAGTTTGATGATGCAGGGAGATGCACTGTTGATCGTGTTAAAAATCTTATCATTGTTCATCCAGACATACTCCTATCTGGAACTCGGGTAATGCTTTGATTTTCTTTAATAGTTTGGTAtatcctttgccattattaagCAAGGATACTAAACTTTGATCTTCaaacttttaatatattttttgctATGTTAAAGTTGATATGCTTACATTAATTTTTAGGTTGCCTCCAGTTTTACTTGTCCTAGACGAGCTGTGCTAGATGAGAGGTTGAAGACTACTGAGCATTCTTCTGTTGCATTACTTGGTACCTTGCTTCATCAACTCTTTCAGGTTCTTGATTCAAGAATACTAACCTTATTAACCATGCAACTTTCTCTTAGCTCTGATAATCAGTCTTCTATAGGCTAGAGTCATCAATAATTTTGCTATATCTATAGGCTGGACTTCTCAAGGATTTGCCTTCTAGACAGTTCTTGGAGGAGTATGCAGGAATTATCATTCAGAGAAACATTGAGGATATATATGCATGTGGAGGTATGGTGAATTGCTTGAATAGAATATTACATGATTAATTGATGCTACTGTGAATGTTCTAATCAAAGGGACATAAACAATGCTTTTACTTGCAGCCAATGAGAAAGATTTTTTCTCCAAGCTTATAGATGCAATTCCAAGAATATTAAACTGGCTAACATGTTTTAAAGAGAAAGAGGTACTTtgcaaccttttttttttttaattgaatccACATTCTTTTAGCTTGATTATTTTCTGGAAAGACTCTTTTGTTTCTCTGTAAAATGAATCAATGACAATTGCCTCTAGGACTGCTGTATCCTCTCAAAATTCTTGCTCTTGAAGCTAGTCAGATTTTCTTATTTTTTGCATTTTCTGATTGCTGATTCTTCATATTTTGTGGATAAACAAAATATGAAGAATCAGATTAACTCATATTAACTCAGATTTTTTGGTGGATATCAAGATTTCATTTTTGTGCAAAACTTCAGATAAGGATTTGTCATTGGGCATGGATTAAGCAAGTTATGACCTGAAAGTAACTCAGATGATTATCCTGATTCTTTTTGGGCACATGTTTTTTATAATAACAGCTGGTGATAGTGTTTTTTGATGGTATAAACATTTTGTATATTCCCTAAGCTGGACATTTTTTTTCCAAGCCATTCTTTACATTGTAACTGTTTAATCtttgtaatatattttgatatttataatactaatattttctttatttaattgtGAATAATGACTGATGTTTTTTGATATTTGCAGGAAGGAAATAGTGTGCCTATTGATTTTGGACAACTGGATGGTGTGAAGGGTATTTGCATAAGTGAGGTAATCCATCTACTTGTGTTTGGGCCTTCACCAATTGTCTTTTTAATATgatattcttaaaaaaaatttcatgtgTATTTTTTCTTATTAATTGGGTGGAAAAATTGGTTATGGGTCTCCAGAAGCAATGAATCATTTTGATGTT contains:
- the LOC121994108 gene encoding uncharacterized protein LOC121994108 isoform X2, with translation MAQSPDLSRQHSQGLKDRFLPFSLPSQPPDITNWFSSYVYESPESLGLPDPIGSFMLHQEDESEPQEPPECEKNTFMDLPPYDTKNPLVQVAGDDFYSKYRVNHVDKDGFVPVKKVNISRNDDQISSRKLTAYNEEGQDGLSQMQTAEDYSSRRKNNGSTKKEQFARTPYAQPKKKVSLRKLLGEDFVASHSNLILSDSKGCEGVDGSSMKKIDMLPVSNIDKEKIADQQEVQLRGDVNAQDLKEPNSRKEDPVHESESVLPTNYGSTAFRTATTNQEVHEPSSPTLEGKNEPLMEEDGCWIQESETMHCNSNNKVESCRGEDLMLESESSLQGKNEALVGENKSCVRESDTMYCNADKGENGSPQMEPTCFDINAQVPKATNGFISIKCRGKREGPVDELKSISPSEAATTWKGNNETLAQEDQTHGGSRSALVDRSNEEEIPDEWQCPRKAKADIGPPMKQLRLDRWFRLLNSRSRII
- the LOC121994108 gene encoding uncharacterized protein LOC121994108 isoform X1 produces the protein MAQSPDLSRQHSQGLKDRFLPFSLPSQPPDITNWFSSYVYESPESLGLPDPIGSFMLHQEDESEPQEPPECEKNTFMDLPPYDTKNPLVQVAGDDFYSKYRVNHVDKDGFVPVKKVNISRNDDQISSRKLTAYNEEGQDGLSQMQTAEDYSSRRKNNGSTKKEQFARTPYAQPKKKVSLRKLLGEDFVASHSNLILSDSKGCEGVDGSSMKKIDMLPVSNIDKEKIADQQEVQLRGDVNAQDLKEPNSRKEDPVHESESVLPTNYGSTAFRTATTNQEVHEPSSPTLEGKNEPLMEEDGCWIQESETMHCNSNNKVESCRGEDLMLESESSLQVNYGFVASKTATGNQEIHELTLLALQGKNEALVGENKSCVRESDTMYCNADKGENGSPQMEPTCFDINAQVPKATNGFISIKCRGKREGPVDELKSISPSEAATTWKGNNETLAQEDQTHGGSRSALVDRSNEEEIPDEWQCPRKAKADIGPPMKQLRLDRWFRLLNSRSRII
- the LOC121994108 gene encoding uncharacterized protein LOC121994108 isoform X3, whose protein sequence is MCTSHRSLWVFLIRLVVSCCTKKMRANPKNRQNKNTFMDLPPYDTKNPLVQVAGDDFYSKYRVNHVDKDGFVPVKKVNISRNDDQISSRKLTAYNEEGQDGLSQMQTAEDYSSRRKNNGSTKKEQFARTPYAQPKKKVSLRKLLGEDFVASHSNLILSDSKGCEGVDGSSMKKIDMLPVSNIDKEKIADQQEVQLRGDVNAQDLKEPNSRKEDPVHESESVLPTNYGSTAFRTATTNQEVHEPSSPTLEGKNEPLMEEDGCWIQESETMHCNSNNKVESCRGEDLMLESESSLQVNYGFVASKTATGNQEIHELTLLALQGKNEALVGENKSCVRESDTMYCNADKGENGSPQMEPTCFDINAQVPKATNGFISIKCRGKREGPVDELKSISPSEAATTWKGNNETLAQEDQTHGGSRSALVDRSNEEEIPDEWQCPRKAKADIGPPMKQLRLDRWFRLLNSRSRII